Genomic window (Pseudomonas sp. MM211):
CGGAGGATTTCGTTGAAGTTGCGCCCAGTGCTCGCCGGGTAGGTGATGGTCAGGCGAACCTTCTTGTTCGGGTCGATGACGAACAGCGAACGCACGGTCAGGGTGTCGTTGGCATTCGGGTGAATGAGGTCGTAGAGCTCGGAAACCTTGCGGTCGGCATCGGCCAGGATCGGGAAGTTGACCGCGGTGTTCTGGGTCTCGTTGATGTCGTCGATCCACTTCACATGGGAGTCCACCGGGTGCACGGACAGGGCGATGGCCTTGAGGTTGCGCTTGGCGAATTCGTCTTTCAGCTTGGCGGTGAAGCCCAGCTCGGTGGTGCACACCGGCGTGAAGTCCGCCGGGTGGGAAAACAGGATGCCCCACTGGCTACCCAGCCACTCGTGGAAGCGGATACGGCCTTCGCTGGAGTCCTGTTCGAAGTCAGGGGCGATGTCGCCAAGGCGGATGCTCATGCTGTGTGCTCCTCAAGTGAGTCGTTGCGTGGCGCTCACTATGCTCAGGAACACAGAATATTAAAAAGAATAAATAATGATTTATTTATAACCAAATAAACAAACGCGCCGCCAGACGTGTCGGCGCCTCGTCAACGGTGGGCCTGTCCAGCGAGATGGCCCTATCCGAGCACACGCGCCGGGTTACCTGCGACCTTCGCTCCGGCAGGTACATCGCGCGTGACCACACTGCCGGCACCGATCAGCGCGTCGTCACCGACAGTCACTCCCGGAAGGATCAGCGCCCCAGCGCCAATCCAGACGTTGCGACCAATGCTCACAGGCCGGCCGAACTCCAGACCGGACTCGCGCTCGGCGGGAGCACGCGGATGATCCGCGGTGAGTATCTGCACGCCGGGGCCGATCTGGGTCTTGTCGCCGATGCTCACGGCCACTACGTCGAGGATCACGCAGTTGAAGTTGATGAACACCTCATCGCCCAGCGTGAGATTGAAACCGTAATCGCAGTGAAACGGCGAACGCACCACCACGCCCCTGCCAATGCTCGCCAGGCGCTCGGCCAGCACCTGGGTGCGCTCGGCCGGCGATAGGCCCAAGTTGCCGTTGTAGCGCGCCAGCCAGGCAATGGTGGCAGCGCTTTCGGCTTGCAGTTCAGGATCGCTGGCCAGATAGAGCTCACCGATGAGCATTTTGTGTTTTTCACTGAGTGTCATGGCGCGTTGCCCCTTCACGAATGTTCAGTAAAGAACGCCCGGGACAGGCATGGGTTCCGGCGATCGGACAAGGCGGTCTTTGCAAATCAATTCGCGGCACATCAACGGCGGAGAATTGCCGGGATAGAGGCGTGGCAAAAAGCAGGCAAAAAAAACCGGGCAGATGCCCGGCAAGATTCCACCACGAGGAATGGAAGCACGCGATAGGAGCGGCGAACCGCCGTCGCGCTGAGCACCCGCAACCGGAGATGGAGGCAGGCAGGCTCGAATAAAAAAGGCGAGGGAAGCAATGCTTCGCCCCGCCCGAAAAACCTTACAGAAGCGGCAGGCTGTAGCTGACGATCAGGCGGTTCTCGTCGGCGTCGGTGGCGTTGTTGCCACGCAGCGAGGCATTACGCCAGGAGAAGCCCAGGCCTTTGAGCGAACCCTGCTGAACGGCGTAATCCAGACGGAAGTCGCGCTCCCACTCTTTGCGATCGCCATCGGCTGCATCGATATTGTCGCCTTTCAGGTAAGTGACAACAGCTTTCAGGCCTGGCACGCCAACGGTACCGAAGTCATAGCCATACTCGGCCAGCCAGGTGCGCTCGCCGGCACTGGCGAACTTGCCGATCTGACGGTCGGTGATCAGGTAGGAGCTGGAGCCGTCACCCTGATTGAGGAACGGGAAGGCGCTATCACCGGAAACCTGCTGATAGCCAGCGCTCAGGGCGTGGCCGCTCAGGCTGTAGGTGAACAGGGCGCTCCAGGTTTGGTTGTCGACTTCACCGCTCTTGGTGTCGCCCGCTGCCCAGTAGCCGCTGCTTCGGTAGCCTTCGTTACGACCCGCCAGGCTGCCGTTCTTGCCATCGGAGCCACTGTTGAAATAACGCAGGTCGCTCTTCAGGTTACCGGCCGGCAGAGCCAGGTTATGCACCAGACCCAGGAAGTGTTGCTTGTAGAAATCGTCCAGGTTGCCGTAGTAGTACTGAGCGGTCAGATCCTTGGTGATCTTGTAGTCACCACCGGCGAAGTAGAACTTGTTGGTGTCGGCAATCGGGGTACCAACGGGGGTGCCTGTCGGGCGAGCCGCGCCACCAATACGCAAGCCAACGTCATCGGTAGAGGAACGGGTCTTGGTGTGTTCCAGCTGACCGGCAGTCAGGGTCAAGCCGTCGATCTCGTTGGAGATGACCTGGCCACCGTTGAACAGTTGCGGCAGCAGACGACCATCGTTGAAGGTCACGACCGGCAGCTTCGGCTGCAGGGTGCCTACGCGCAGTTCGGTTTTCGAGAGGCGGAACTTGGCGGTGGCGCCAGCCTTGCTGTAATCGTTAGCTGCGCTGCCGTCGCTTTCCAGCGGGAACAGGGCACCTGGGGTGCGATCACGACCAGCTTTGGTGTTCTTGCCACCCGAATCCAGACGCAGGCCATACAGGCCGATCACGTCGACGCCAACGCCAACGGTGCCTTGAGTAAAGCCAGACTGGTAATTGAAGATGAAACCCTGGCCCCACTCATTCGCTTCGCCAGTGTTGTCAGCGGTGTTCTTGGTATTCAGGTCGTAATAGAAATTGCGCAGATCGAGTTTGGCGGTGCTGTCTTCGATAAAGCCAGCAGCGTTGGCCTGCTGCGCCAGCGTGGCGATCGTGACAGCCAGGGCCAGGGTGGATTTATTCATGGGTGATGCTCCAGGGGCATGGGTCGTAAGCTGGCTCGGGCCAGACTCGTAGGCGCTACTTATTGGCAGGTGCAAGGCTAAGCCAAGGCGGATAAAACAAAAAAGAATCAATAATTACTAACAAATTACTTTTTCGAATATGCACTTCAGCCTGATTGCGGCCCGCGTCTGTTCGACGCATGGCTCAAGCGCGGGTCACGTGGCGAAAGAAGAATGTTTGCAAAAAGTTGCGAAAGTTCCGGTACGCGTCTCAGAACAGCTCGAGCTGACCACCGATCAGCGCCGTGAAGTCGTCATCCACGAATGGCAGGATGGCGTCGGCCACCGGCTGCAACTGCTTGCTCAGGTAATGGCCGTAATCAATGGGAGCGCGGCGTAGCTCAAGGGGCTCAGGGCCAGCCACGCTCATCACGTAACTGATCCAGCCACCGCTCTGGTATTGGCGAGGGCGTCCCTGCTCATCGTTGTGGGCATCGGCCAGGCGGGCAGCCCGCACGTGCGGCGGTACGTTGCGCTGATAGTCATCAAGCCTTCGGCGTAGACGCTTGCGGTACACCAGTCGCTCGTCGAACTCGCCATCCAGGGTGCTTTGCACGTAGTCACGCACGTAATCCTGATAGGGCTGACGCTTGAAGATGCGCAGATACAGCTCCTGCTGAAACTGCCGGGCCAACGGCGACCAGTCGCTGCGCACCGTCTCCAGGCCTTTGTAGACCATCTCCTCGCGGCCATCGGCCTGGCGGATCAGCCCGGCATAGCGCTTCTTGCTGCCCTCCTCCATACCGCGAATGGTCGGCATCAGAAAGCGGCTGAAGTGGGTTTCGAACTGCAGCTCCAGGGCACTCTGCAAGCCGAACTCGGTCTGCAGATGCTCGCGCCACCAGGCGTTGACCCGCTGCACCAGGCCGCGGCCGATCTGTTCGGCGTCGCTCTCGGAATGGGCGCTGCGCAACCAAACGAAGGTGGAGTCGGTGTCGCCGTAGATCACCGCGTGCCCTTCGGCCTCGATCAGCTCGCGCGTACGGCGCATCACTTCATGGCCGCGCAGGGTAATGGACGATGCCAGGCGCGTATCGAAGAAACGGCAACCGCTGGAACCCAGCACACCATAGAAGGCGTTCATGATGATCTTCAGTGCCTGGGAGAGAGGCGCGTTGCCTGCCCGCTTCGCGGCTTCCCGGCCTTGCCACACGCGCTCGACGATGGCCGGCAGACAATGCCGAGTACGCGAAAAGCGCGCACCGCGAAAACCGGGCACCGAATGTTCATCTTCGGTTTGCCGCAGCCCCTCGACCAGCCCCACCGGGTCGATCAGAAAGGTACGGATCAGCGACGGATACAGGCTCTTGTAATCCAGCACCAGCACCGACTCGTAAAGCCCCGGCCGCGAATCCATGACGAAGCCGCCCGGGCTGGCTTCCGGCGGACGCTCGCCTTGGTTGGGTGCCACGAAACCTTGTCGATGCATCAGCGGCATATACAGGTGGCTGAACGCGGCGACCGAACCACCGCTGCGATCCACCGGCAGGCCGGTGACCGTGGCCCGTTCGAGGAGGAAGGTGAGCAGTTCGGTCTTGGCGAAGATGCGCGTCACCAGCTCGCAGTCCTTGAGGTTGTAGCGGGCCAGGGCCGGCTTGTCCTCGGCGAACATGCGGTTGATCTCGTCCATACGCTGGTAGGGGTTGTCGATCGCCTTGCCCTCGCCTAGCAGTTGCTGGGCGACGCTTTCCAGGCTGAAGGACTGAAAACTCCAGGTGGCCGAACGCAAGGCTTCGATGCCATCGATGATCAGCCGGCCCGGCGCGCTGGCGAAGAAATGCTGCTTGGAACCATGCTCGCGCCAGTTCAGCACTTCGCCGCCGCGGCCAAGGCGCAGCGGCACATGCAGACGCTGGGCATGCTCGTGCAGCACGCGCAGGTCGAACTGCACCACGTTCCAGCCGATGATGGCGTCCGGATCGAAGCGCTCCAGCCAAGCATTGAGCGCCTCCAGCAACTCGGCGCGGCTATCCAGATAAGCGAGATCGAAGTCGACGTCGGCGTCACCATTCGGCGGCCCGAGCATATACACCTGGCGCTGGCCACAGCCTTCCAGGGCGATGGAGTACAGCTCGCCGCGGGCGGTGGTTTCGATATCCAGGGAAACCAGCTTGAGCTGCGGACGATAGTCCGGCGCCGGCTTCAACTGCGCATCGATCAGTACGCCCTCCTGCGTTGGCGTACCGCCGAACAGCACGGGAGCGGTGATGAAGCGCTCCATCAGGTAACGCTCAGGCGGGCGAATATCGGCCTCGTAGACATCCACACCGGCCTGCCGCAGGGTCTGTTCGAGCTGAATCAACGGGCGCTGCTGGCGGCAATACACGCCGAGCACCGGCCGCTGATGGAAGTCGCGCAACTGCAACGGGCGCAGTTCGAAATCCGCCTCCTTGGCCAACAAGGCCTCGGCACGCGCGCGCTGCTCGACGGGAATGAAGGCCACCGACGTTTGCGGCGGCAGGCGGACGAGACGCGGGCCGCTGTCGGTCGACAGCCAGAATTCCACCTGGGTACCAGCCGGCGTGTCGCGCCAGTGCCGGGTCAGGACGAAGCCCTGCTGTAGATCCACCCTGTCACCTCAAATCCTGTTCAGGGTGCGATGTTATCGCGCATCGTCACGGCCCGCGCGCAATGCGGTTAAATAGGCACCCACGTTCTGCGGAGGCCCGTCATGCCCCTCGACCCCGATCAGTTGCAACAGATCACCAGCCGCACGCTGGCTCACTACCAGGCCAGCGCCGAAGGCTTCCGCGAGGGCACCCGCGACCATGACGTCAGCCAGAACATCGAAGCGCTGCTGCGCCACATCGACACAGCCGCGCCCCTGAGCATTCTCGACTTCGGTTGTGGCCCTGGTCGTGACCTGCGCACCTTTGCGGCTCTCGGTCATCGCCCGGTCGGGCTCGACGGCTGCCCGCAGTTCGTCGCCATGGCCCGCGCCGACAGTGGCTGCGAGGCCTGGCAGCAAGACTTTCTCGCCCTGGATCTGCCGGCAGAACGCTTCGACGGTATCTTCGCCAACGCCGTGCTGTTCCATATTCCGAGCCAGGAGCTGCCACGGGTGCTCAGGGAACTTCGTGCCAGCCTGAAGCCAGGCGGCGTACTGTTCAGCTCCAACCCCAGAGGCGACAACCAGGAAGGCTGGAGTGGCGAGCGCTACGGCGCCTGGTATGACCTGGAAAGCTGGCGCCAACTGCTCACGGGCGCCGGCTTCGACGAGCTGGAACATTACTACCGCCCAGCTGGCCTGCCACGCGAGCAACAACCCTGGCTGGCGAGCGTATGGCGCCGCTGCGATGCCTGACTCGGTGACTGCTATAAGGCAGAAGCGGACGGTGGATGCAGAGCTTTCTTTTTGTAGGAGTGGCTTTAGCCGCGAGCTCTTTACGCCTAGCTAGGCAAAATCGAGGCTAAAGCCTCTCCCACAAAAGCTCTGCTCACCGTCCGCTTCCGCCACTTCACAGTCTAAATTTCCACCTGCGTACCCAGCTCGATCACCCGATTCACCGGCAGGCGGAAGAAGCCCAGGGAGCTGCCGGCGTTCTTCTGCAACACGGCGAACAGCCGCTCGCGCCACATCGCCATGCCGATTCGCTCGGAAGGAATCACCGTCTCCCGGCTGAGGAAGTAGGTCGTGCGCATTGGCGGACAATCCAGCCCCTTCTCGCTCAGCTGCGCCAATGCCTGGGGAATGTCCGGCGCCTCGAGGAAGCCGAAGCGCAGGCGCACACGGTAGAAACCCTGGTCATAGGCATCGAGTTCGAAGCGCTCGGCCAACGGCACCCGCGGGCGATCCTCGTAGAGCACGGTGAGCAGCATCACCCGCTCGTGCAGCACCTGGTTGTGCAGCAGGTTGTGCAACAGCGCGTGGGGCACCACATCCACCCGGCTGGTCAGGAACACAGCCGTGCCGGCGACTCGATGGGGCGGCTGCAGGGCAATGCTGGCGATGAAATCGCGCAGCACCAGCGCATGTTCGTCGAGGCGTTCGAGCACCAGTTGGCGGCCACGTTTCCAGGTGGTCATCAGGCCGAACAGCAGGATGCCGACGATCATCGGCACCGCACCGCCGCCGAGGATTTTCGGCACGTTGGCGGCGAAGAACACCCCGTCGACCAGCAGAAAAACAGCCAACAGCGGCACGGCCAGCATCTTCGGCCAGCGCCACAGCAGCAGGATCACTGCCGACACCAGCAACGTGGTGCACAGCATGGTGCCCGTCACCGCCACCCCATAAGCGCCGGCCAGGCCGCTGGACGACTGGAAGCCGATCACCAGCAACACCACGCCGATCAGCAGGAAGCCGTTGATCAGCGGGATGTAGATCTGCCCCTGCTCGGCGCTGGAGGTGTGCAGGATCTGCATGCGCGGCACGTAGCCGAGCTGGATCGCCTGGCGAGTGACCGAGAAGGCGCCGGTGATCACTGCCTGGGAAGCGATGATGGTGGCCAGGGTCGACAGGCCGATCAACGGGATCAGCGCCCAGGACGGCGCCAGCAGATAGAAGGGGTTGCGCACTGCATCGGGGTCGCTGAGCAGCACTGCGCCCTGGCCAAAATAGTTGAGGATCAAGCCGGGGAAGGCCAGGAACAGCCAGGCATGCACGATGGGTCGGCGACCGAAGTGGCCGAGGCCCGCGTACAGCGCTTCGGCGCCCGTGATGGTCAGCACCACCGCGCCCATCACCGTCACCCCGAGCAGCGGATTGACGATAAAGAACTCCAGCGCCCAATAGGGGTTAAGCGCCAGCAGCACTTCCGGCCGCTGCACGATGCCATGCACGCCCAGCGCACCGAGCACCACGAACCAGATCACCATTACCGGCCCGAACAGATAGCCGATGCGCGCCGTACCGTGGCGCTGCAACAGGAACAGCGGCACCAGAATCAGCAGCGCCACGGGCACCACCCAGTGGTCGATACCGTCGACCACCAGGCCGACACCTTCCACAGCGGAGAGCACCGAAACAGCTGGCGTGAGCATGCTGTCGCCGTAAAACAGCGCGGCGCCGAACAGGCCGAGCATGATCAGTACCGTGCGCAGCCGCGGGTAGCTGGCCGCCGCGCGCTGGGCCAAGGCGGTAAGGGCCATAATGCCGCCCTCGCCGCCGTTGTCGGCGCGCAGGATGAACATCACGTATTTGACCGTGACCACCAGCGTCAGCGACCAGAAGATCAGCGACAGGATGCCCAGCACGCTGGCCTGAGACAGGCCGACGCCGTAGTGCGGTGAGAAAATTTCCTTGAGCGCGTACAGCGGGCTGGTGCCGATATCGCCATAGACGATACCGACGGCGCCGATCAGCAGCGCGATGGGTGAGGTGCGAGTGGTGGTGCTCACGTTGTGAGGTATCCCTTGAATGACGATGCCCCAGGTATACGCCGCGTTTGCGCGCTGATCAGCCTTGCACCGCTGACTTTTACGGCATTTTTACGCGGCGCCACGCTTCTTTACGCCAACCTTGCACGGCGCCATGATCTGTCCACGCCATGCACCGGAAAACCACCATGCCCTCCGCAGCCGACCGCCTCACCAGCCGACCGCTCGCGCCACCGAGCGATTACCTGCTGGCCATCCTCGCGGCCTTGTCGGGCTCGCTGCTGGCCTTGGCCGTTTCACGCTGGCTGGATCTGCCGAATATCTCCCTGGTGTTCCTCGCCGTGGTGCTCCTGGTGGCGGTCCGCAGCAGCGTCGGCCCGGCGTTGCTGTGCGCGCTGCTGTCATTCGCCGCTTACGGTTTTTTCTTTCTGCCGCCCACCTGGTCGGTGGTCGTGCACCGTGAACAGGACGTGCTCACGCTGATGTTCTTCCTGTTGATCGCCTTGCTGACCGGCAACCTGGCCGCCCGCCAGCGCCAGCAGTTTCGTGACCTGCAAGTGGCCCAGCGGCAGACCGAAAGCCTGCTGACCTTCGCCGAACGACTGTCCAGCGCCCAGGATCAGCGCGACCTGCTCGCTGCCATGCACAGCCAGCTGGACTTGCCGGCCGAGCGCTTATGCCTGCTCAGCCGCGACGCGCAAGACCAGTGGCAGCAGGCCGATGGCAGCCCATTGCAACTCAGTGAGCTGGAGCGCATCAGCGCCGAACATGCCTGGCATAACCGCCACCCGCGCGGTTACGACAGCCACAGCCTGACTCATCCGCACTGGTGGTGGTGGCCGTTGATGGACGGCGACCAGCCCCTGGCGCTGCTGGGCATGCGCACCGTGCAGGGCGACCCTCCGGCAGGCGAGCAACGCCAGTTGATCGGCGTACTGCTGCCGCTGCTGGCCCACGCCCTGGCTCGCGTGCAGCTTGTCGAAACCCTGGGGCACACGCGCCTGCAGCATGAAACCGAGCGGTTGCGCAGCGCCCTGCTCGCCTCGGTGTCCCATGATCTGCGCACGCCGCTGACCGCCATGCGCGGCAATATCGAAACCCTGCAGCTGTTCATCGACAGCCTGGACAAGGCAACCCGCGACGACCTGCTGCAAAGCACGGCTAGCGAAGCCTCGCGCCTGGATCGCTATATCCAGAACCTGCTGGACATGACCCGTCTCGGCCACGGCGGCCTGCACCTGGAATGCGACTGGGTGGCCGCAGGCGACCTGCTCGCCGCCGCCGTGCAGCGCCTGCAGCCGGTGTTGCAAAGCCTGCACGTGCGACTCGAAGTGCCCACCGACATGCCGTTGCTACGGGTGCAGGGCGCATTGATCGAGCAGGCACTGGTCAACGTGCTGGATAACGCGGCACGCTTCTCACCGCTGAACGGGACTATCGACATCAAAGCCAGCCATGACGGCGAACACCTGTACTTCACCATCAGCGATCAGGGCCCAGGCATTCCAGCTGACGAGCAGGCGCACATATTCGACCTGTTCTACACCGCCGCCCGTGGCGATCGCGGCGGCCAGGGCACCGGCCTGGGCCTGGCGATCTGCCTGGGCATGCTCAACGCCCACGGGGGCACCGCGAGGGTTGATTCAACGCCGGGCAAGGGCACGACCATGATTCTGCAACTTCCACTGCAACGGCCCGATGAGGGCAGCAACCATGACTGAAGCACGCATTCTGCTGGTCGACGACGAGGCGGCGATTCGCAAATTCCTGCGTATCGGCCTGCAGGCCCATGGCTACCAGGTACTGGAGGCCGACTGCGGGGAAGCCGCCCTGCGTCTGGCGGCGCTGGAACAACCAGATCTCGTGGTACTCGACCTCGGCCTGCCCGACATGGACGGCCAGGAAGTGCTGACGCGGCTGCGCGAATGGTCGAGCGTACCGGTGCTGGTGCTCTCGGTACGAGCCGGAGAAAAGGACAAGGTGCAGGCCCTGGATAGCGGTGCCAACGATTACGTCAGCAAGCCTTTCGGCGTGCAGGAATTCCTCGCCCGTGTGCGCGCCCTGCTGCGCACCCGCCCCGCCAGCGAAAAGCCCGCGGCGGCGCTGGTCAGCGGCGGGCTGCGGGTCGACTTCGCGTTTCGCCGGGTTACCCTGGCCGAGCAGGAAATCAGCCTGACCCGCAAGGAATACGCCGTGCTCGAAACCCTGGCCCGGCATCCGGGCATGGTGGTCACCCAGCAGCAACTGTTGCGCGATATCTGGGTCTGACCCACATCGAGCACAGCCACTACTTGCGCATCGTCATCGCCCATTTGCGGCAGAAGCTCGGGGACGATTCGGCAGCGCCGCAGTTGATCGTCACCGAGGCGGGAGTCGGCTACCGGCTGATCGCCTGATCGTCTGCCGCGCCTGTTGCCCACGGCGCCAACCCGATGGGCTCTGTTAGACTCGGCGCACAGCCCCCGCCGGAGACACCGATGCCCAAGGTCGGAATGCAACCGATCCGCCGCTCGCAGCTTATTGCGGCAACCCTCGAAGCCGTCGACCAGGTTGGCATGAGCGATGCCAGCATTGCCTACATCGCACGCCTGGCAGGTGTGTCGAACGGCATCATCAGCCACTACTTCCAGGACAAGAACGGTTTGCTGGAAGCGACCATGCGTCACCTGATGCAGGCGCTCAGCGAAGCCGTCCACGCGCGCTATCGGCTGCTGCGCGAAGACACCCCACAGGCGCGCCTGCGCGCGATCATCGACGGCAACTTCGACGAGACGCAGGTCAGCGGCCCGGCGATGAAGACCTGGCTGGCGTTCTGGGCCAGCAGCATGCATCAACCTTCCCTGCGGCGCCTGCAGCGGGTCAACGACCAGCGCCTGTACTCCAACCTGTGCGGCCAGTTCCGCCGCGTGCTGCCGCAACCTCAGGCCCGCGCCGCAGCCCGTGGCATGGCCGCACTGATCGACGGCCTGTGGCTGCGCGGCGCGCTGTCCGGGGAAGGCTTCGATACCCGCCAGGCGGCGCAGATCGCCTATGACTACCTAGACCTGCAATTGGCCAAGGCCGACGCCAGCCCCAGCTGATCGCCCGCAAGCGGGCTCCTACGCGGTAGCCATTGACCACCCAGCCGTTACCGCAGACAGGCACCTTCCTGGTAGAAGCTGGCTTGCCAGCGAAACGGTTGCAGCCGCAACCCATGCGTCAATCTTGCCACTGCTATCGCCGGCAAGCCGGCTCCTACGGCGGCCCTCGATAGCAGGCATAGTCTTCGGCCTGCGCATCAGAGATGCAGCGAATGATCCCTCCTGAAAAAGCGCCGACTCGTCGTATTCGGCTGGTTTCTCGTCGCCCGCAGGATTTTTATTGATTGATCGATCAATAAAAATAAAGTAGGCTGTTTTTTAACCAAATCGGCTGACATGTCTTTTCATCTCGTTCACGCCGATCCATCCGCCAGGGCACGAACAGCGCCTGGCCCGATCAGGAGAACGCCCCATGGCTCGATTCGAAGACCAGAAGCTCTACATAGGCGGCCAGTACGTCGACTCAAGCAGCGGCGCCACGTTGCAAAGCATCAACCCGGCCAATGGCGAGGTGCTGGCCAACATCGCGCGCGCCAGCCAGGACGACGTCGAACGTGCCGTCGTCAGTGCCGAGCAGGGCCAGAAAGTCTGGGCGGCGATGACCGCCATGCAGCGTTCACGCATCCTGCGTCGTGCCGTCGACATCCTCCGTGAGCGCAACGATGAGCTGGCCGAGCTGGAAACCCTCGACACCGGTAAACCGCTGAGTGAAACCCGCTACGTCGATATCGTTACCGGTGCCGATGTGCTCGAATATTACGCCGGCCTGATCCCAGCCATCGAGGGTGAACAAATCCCGCTGCGCGACACCAGCTTCGTCTATACCCGCCGCGAGCCGCTGGGCGTGGTCGCCGGTATCGGTGCGTGGAACTACCCGATCCAGATCGCCCTGTGGAAATCCGCTCCGGCCCTGGCCGCTGGCAACGCGATGATATTCAAGCCCAGCGAAGTCACTTCGCTGACCACCCTCAAGCTGGCGGAAATCTACAGCGAGGCTGGTCTGCCCGATGGCGTGTTCAACGTGCTGACCGGCAGCGGCAGCGAAGTGGGTCAGTGGCTCACCGAACACCCGCGCATCGAGAAGATTTCCTTCACCGGCGGCACGGTCACCGGCAAGAAGGTCATGGCCAGTGCCTCCAGCTCGTCGCTCAAGGAAGTGACCATGGAGCTGGGCGGCAAGTCGCCACTGATCATTTTCGAAGATGCGGATCTGGATCGCGCCGCCGACATCGCGCTGATGGCCAACTTCTACAGTTCCGGCCAGGTGTGCACCAACGGCACCCGGGTGTTCGTACCCCGCGCGCTGCAGGCACGCTTCGAGAGCAAGGTACTGGAGCGGGTCAAGCGCATCCGCCTGGGTAGCCCGCAGGATGACAACACCAACTTCGGCCCGCTGGTCAGCTTCGCCCACATGGAGCGCGTGCTCGGCTACATCGAGTCAGGCCGCCAGCAAGGCGCCCGCCTGCTGATCGGCGGCGAGCGGGTGACCACGGGTGAATATGCCAATGGCGCCTACGTGGCACCCACGGTGTTCACCGATTGCCGTGACGACATGACCATCGTGCGCGAGGAAATCTTCGGCCCGGTGATGAGCATCCTCATCTA
Coding sequences:
- a CDS encoding sensor histidine kinase; translation: MPSAADRLTSRPLAPPSDYLLAILAALSGSLLALAVSRWLDLPNISLVFLAVVLLVAVRSSVGPALLCALLSFAAYGFFFLPPTWSVVVHREQDVLTLMFFLLIALLTGNLAARQRQQFRDLQVAQRQTESLLTFAERLSSAQDQRDLLAAMHSQLDLPAERLCLLSRDAQDQWQQADGSPLQLSELERISAEHAWHNRHPRGYDSHSLTHPHWWWWPLMDGDQPLALLGMRTVQGDPPAGEQRQLIGVLLPLLAHALARVQLVETLGHTRLQHETERLRSALLASVSHDLRTPLTAMRGNIETLQLFIDSLDKATRDDLLQSTASEASRLDRYIQNLLDMTRLGHGGLHLECDWVAAGDLLAAAVQRLQPVLQSLHVRLEVPTDMPLLRVQGALIEQALVNVLDNAARFSPLNGTIDIKASHDGEHLYFTISDQGPGIPADEQAHIFDLFYTAARGDRGGQGTGLGLAICLGMLNAHGGTARVDSTPGKGTTMILQLPLQRPDEGSNHD
- the betI gene encoding transcriptional regulator BetI; its protein translation is MPKVGMQPIRRSQLIAATLEAVDQVGMSDASIAYIARLAGVSNGIISHYFQDKNGLLEATMRHLMQALSEAVHARYRLLREDTPQARLRAIIDGNFDETQVSGPAMKTWLAFWASSMHQPSLRRLQRVNDQRLYSNLCGQFRRVLPQPQARAAARGMAALIDGLWLRGALSGEGFDTRQAAQIAYDYLDLQLAKADASPS
- the betB gene encoding betaine-aldehyde dehydrogenase — translated: MARFEDQKLYIGGQYVDSSSGATLQSINPANGEVLANIARASQDDVERAVVSAEQGQKVWAAMTAMQRSRILRRAVDILRERNDELAELETLDTGKPLSETRYVDIVTGADVLEYYAGLIPAIEGEQIPLRDTSFVYTRREPLGVVAGIGAWNYPIQIALWKSAPALAAGNAMIFKPSEVTSLTTLKLAEIYSEAGLPDGVFNVLTGSGSEVGQWLTEHPRIEKISFTGGTVTGKKVMASASSSSLKEVTMELGGKSPLIIFEDADLDRAADIALMANFYSSGQVCTNGTRVFVPRALQARFESKVLERVKRIRLGSPQDDNTNFGPLVSFAHMERVLGYIESGRQQGARLLIGGERVTTGEYANGAYVAPTVFTDCRDDMTIVREEIFGPVMSILIYDSEEEVIRRANDTDYGLAAGIVTRDLNRAHRVIHKLEAGICWINTWGESAAEMPVGGYKQSGVGRENGLTTLAHYTRIKSVQVELGDYASVF